A part of Primulina eburnea isolate SZY01 chromosome 10, ASM2296580v1, whole genome shotgun sequence genomic DNA contains:
- the LOC140803596 gene encoding calmodulin-like, whose product MVDSLTQVEISEFWEAFCLIDKDSDGLITVGELASAIQYLNEHPTHEEIQEMMKEVAADGDGTAVGFDKFLSIMARKMKESVADELEEAFKVFDRDQDGFISAHELRNVMINLGERLTDEEAEQMIREADLDGDGLVSYEEFARMMTT is encoded by the exons atggttgATTCATTGACACAAGTGGAGATTTCTGAGTTCTGGGAAGCCTTCTGCCTCATCGACAAAGATTCTGATG ggcTGATTACTGTGGGAGAATTGGCATCAGCGATTCAATATTTGAATGAACATCCAACGCATGAAGAGATTCAAGAAATGATGAAAGAGGTTGCTGCAGATGGAGACGGCACGGCTGTGGGTTTCGACAAGTTCTTGAGCATTATGGCAAGAAAAATGAAG GAAAGTGTGGCGGATGAGCTAGAAGAAGCTTTCAAAGTATTTGATAGAGATCAAGATGGATTCATATCTGCCCACGAG TTGAGAAACGTGATGATAAATCTGGGAGAAAGACTTACAGATGAAGAAGCAGAACAGATGATCAGAGAGGCTGATCTTGACGGAGATGGCCTTGTTAGTTATGAAGAATTTGCTAGGATGATGACaacttaa
- the LOC140804053 gene encoding 2-methyl-6-phytyl-1,4-hydroquinone methyltransferase, chloroplastic-like — protein sequence MASAMLNGAENLPHIRNFCPPSKGLGCLGTDFHGKNSLKLNSVPCGKISIGIRKNRTTLVPKCSASASRPASQPRFIQHKKEAFWFYRFLSIVYDHVINPGHWTEDMRDEALEPADLNNRNLIVVDVGGGTGFTTLGIVKHVDAKNVTILDQSPHQLAKAKQKEALKECRIIEGDAEDLPFLTDSVDRYVSAGSIEYWPDPQRGIKEAYRVLRLGGKACVIGPVYPTFWLSRFFADVWMLFPKEEEYIEWFEKAGFKDVRLKRIGPKWYRGVRRHGLIMGCSVTGIKPASGDSPLKLGPKAEDVSKPVNPFVFLMRFILGAMAATYYVLVPIYMWIKDQIVPKDQPI from the exons ATGGCTTCTGCTATGCTAAACGGAGCTGAAAATCTTCCACACATCAGGAATTTCTGCCCGCCCTCGAAAGGGTTAGGTTGTCTTGGCACAGATTTTCATGGCAAGAATTCGCTCAAGTTAAATTCAGTTCCATGTGGGAAAATTTCAATTGGGATTAGAAAGAACAGGACAACCCTCGTCCCAAAATGCAGTGCCTCCGCCTCGAGGCCTGCGTCACAGCCGAGATTCATACAGCACAAGAAAGAAGCCTTCTGGTTTTACAGGTTTCTCTCAATTGTGTATGACCATGTGATAAACCCTGGGCACTGGACTGAAGACATGAGAGATGAAGCGTTAGAGCCAGCGGATTTGAATAACAGGAATTTGATTGTGGTTGATGTTGGTGGAGGCACGGGGTTTACGACTTTGGGGATAGTGAAGCATGTGGATGCCAAGAATGTGACTATTCTTGATCAGTCTCCCCACCAGCTTGCGAAGGCTAAGCAGAAGGAGGCCTTGAAGGAATGCAGGATAATTGAAGGAGATGCTGAGGATCTCCCGTTTTTGACTGATTCGGTAGATAGATATGTTTCCGCTGGGAG TATCGAGTACTGGCCTGACCCACAGCGTGGAATCAAGGAGGCTTACAGAGTTCTTCGACTCGGGGGGAAGGCTTGCGTAATCGGTCCTGTGTATCCTACATTTTGGTTGTCTCGCTTCTTTGCTGATGTTTGGATGCTCTTTCCAAAAGAGGAAGAGTACATTGAGTGGTTCGAAAAGGCAGGATTTAAGGATGTTCGACTGAAGAGGATTGGTCCGAAATGGTATCGTGGGGTTCGCAGGCATGGGCTTATCATGGGATGTTCTGTTACAGGCATTAAACCCGCATCTGGGGATTCTCCTTTGAAG CTTGGTCCTAAAGCAGAGGACGTGTCAAAACCAGTGAATCCATTTGTATTTCTTATGCGCTTCATTCTCGGAGCGATGGCAGCAACTTATTACGTGTTGGTTCCTATTTACATGTGGATCAAAGATCAAATTGTCCCGAAAGATCAACCTATATAG